Proteins encoded together in one Bradyrhizobium sp. CB82 window:
- a CDS encoding CarD family transcriptional regulator gives MPNKTAKPAAKATAAKPAAPKAALKPAVKAPVAAAHKAPVAAKAPSVKAPSVKAPSVKAAVGAAKPAAKPAAAAPKVEEKKVVTQRQGFKANEFVVYPAHGVGQILAIEEQEIAGAKLELFVINFIKDKMTLRVPTAKVANVGMRKLSEPALVKKALETLKGRARVKRTMWSRRAQEYEAKINSGDIVAIAEVVRDLYRSESQPEQSYSERQLYEAALDRLSREIAVVQHSTETEAVKEIEAQLAKSPRRANAKAEVAEGEADADTEGDIDDTDGDDAAVADEAA, from the coding sequence ATGCCTAACAAGACTGCCAAACCGGCCGCGAAAGCGACCGCTGCCAAGCCCGCAGCTCCCAAGGCTGCGCTCAAGCCTGCCGTGAAAGCTCCTGTTGCTGCTGCGCACAAAGCGCCTGTCGCCGCCAAGGCTCCTTCCGTCAAGGCTCCTTCCGTCAAGGCTCCTTCCGTCAAGGCCGCCGTCGGTGCTGCCAAGCCCGCCGCGAAGCCGGCTGCCGCTGCGCCGAAGGTCGAGGAAAAGAAGGTCGTGACCCAGCGCCAGGGCTTCAAGGCAAACGAATTCGTCGTTTATCCCGCTCACGGCGTCGGCCAGATCCTGGCCATCGAGGAGCAGGAGATCGCCGGGGCCAAGCTCGAGCTGTTCGTCATCAACTTCATCAAGGACAAGATGACGCTGCGCGTTCCGACCGCCAAGGTCGCCAATGTCGGCATGCGCAAGCTGTCCGAGCCCGCGCTGGTCAAGAAGGCGTTGGAAACCCTCAAGGGTCGCGCCCGCGTCAAGCGCACCATGTGGTCGCGCCGCGCCCAGGAATACGAAGCGAAGATCAATTCGGGCGACATCGTCGCGATCGCAGAAGTCGTGCGTGACCTCTACCGCTCCGAATCGCAGCCCGAGCAGTCCTACAGCGAACGCCAGCTTTATGAAGCGGCGCTCGATCGCCTCTCCCGCGAGATCGCGGTGGTGCAGCACTCGACCGAGACCGAAGCGGTCAAGGAGATCGAGGCCCAGCTCGCCAAAAGCCCGCGCCGCGCCAACGCCAAGGCGGAGGTCGCCGAAGGCGAGGCCGATGCGGACACCGAGGGCGATATCGACGATACCGACGGCGACGATGCGGCTGTCGCCGACGAGGCCGCGTAA
- the fdxA gene encoding ferredoxin FdxA, with product MTYVVTENCIKCKYTDCVEVCPVDCFYEGENMLVIHPDECIDCGVCEPECPADAIKPDTEPGLEKWLEVNAEYAKSWPNITQKKDSPEDAKEFDGQEGKFEKYFSKNPGSGD from the coding sequence ATGACTTACGTCGTCACTGAAAACTGCATCAAGTGCAAGTACACCGACTGCGTCGAGGTGTGCCCGGTAGATTGCTTCTACGAGGGCGAGAACATGCTGGTCATCCACCCCGATGAATGCATCGATTGCGGCGTGTGCGAGCCGGAATGCCCGGCGGACGCCATCAAGCCGGACACGGAACCGGGTCTCGAAAAGTGGCTGGAAGTGAACGCCGAGTACGCCAAAAGCTGGCCGAACATCACCCAGAAGAAAGATTCGCCAGAGGACGCGAAGGAATTCGACGGCCAGGAAGGCAAGTTCGAGAAATATTTTTCTAAAAACCCCGGTTCAGGGGACTAA
- a CDS encoding RNA-binding S4 domain-containing protein — translation MERQRIDKWLWHARVVKARTSAADLVESGHVRVNGVRETSPGHTIKIGDVLTIALDRTVRVMKVIAFAERRGDANSARVLYEELGERKA, via the coding sequence TTGGAGCGCCAGCGGATCGACAAATGGCTGTGGCACGCTCGCGTGGTGAAGGCGCGCACCTCGGCGGCCGATCTGGTCGAGTCCGGCCATGTCCGCGTCAACGGCGTGCGCGAGACTTCACCGGGTCACACCATCAAGATCGGCGACGTCCTGACCATCGCGCTGGATCGGACGGTCCGGGTGATGAAGGTCATCGCGTTTGCCGAGCGGCGGGGCGATGCAAACTCGGCGCGCGTGCTGTATGAGGAGCTGGGCGAGCGCAAAGCGTAA
- a CDS encoding helicase-related protein: MAFPPSSLASERAPGAGVTAVLGPTNTGKTHLAIERMLAHSSGMIGLPLRLLAREVYNKIADRAGTESVALVTGEEKIKPKNPRYWVSTVEAMPRDLDVSFLAVDEVQIAADLERGHVFTDRILNRRGRDETLLLGAATMRPIIERLLPGASMITRPRLSTLEFAGDRKITRQPRRTAIVAFSADEVYAIAELIRRQHGGAAVVLGSLSPRTRNAQVAMYQNGDVDYLVATDAIGMGLNLDVDHVAFASDRKFDGYQFRRLTPAEFAQIAGRAGRATRNGTFGTTGRCAPFEPELVNALQNHTFDAVKVLQWRNSKLDFSSLGALQVSLNLAPGHEALTRAPIAEDMRVLDHAARDGEVRDKAHGKAAVERLWEACQVPDYRKLSPAAHAELVTTLYGFLMDKGCIPDSWFAAQVDQSDRIDGDIDTLSGRIAQIRTWTFVANRPDWLKDPERWQGITREVENKLSDALHERLTERFVDRRTSVLMRRLRENTSLNTEIGKTGEVIVEGHVIGRLDGFTFAPDAAEAGSDAKALQAAAQAVLAGEINARAEKLSAAPDEQFVLTSEGIIRWTGDAVARLVAAEEALHPRIRIISDERLTGGPREKVQARLELWLKTHIEKLLGPLFELSKAEDVTGIARGIAYQLVEALGVLERPKIASELKDLDQPSRATLRKYGVRFGAYHLYFPQLLKPAGRALAALLWALKHDNVDLSALSGAQHLASSGRTSFPADKQLPRDAYRVLGYKQCGERAVRVDILERLADLIRPALAWRETSPGEKPLGAFDGRGFVVTQAMTSLTGSAGEDFASVLRALGYRMEKRAPLPPKPVVTETVATETPPAEGAAESSSETAAEAVAGLPADDAAPATEAPVEASPEPVTVEDAPGMEQHEEEPHAEPALEATPEAPVTPEDAPADAAAAAEAAASADAAAPPEAVAEAAPAEPQLVEVWRPGGRHEDRKPRHERHRPRHHHQPRPQEGLQAAPAAEGEAAATDAAKPGERHRHGGGHRKDFRRGREEGQGGERREPRDDKGRRFEGKDRDKDRDRNKGKFGDRDGGRGRDRDKGRDRRDRESGPAHRPYASSANPRERDRPIDPNSPFAKLAALKEQLAGRKE, encoded by the coding sequence ATGGCCTTTCCTCCCTCCTCCCTTGCTTCCGAGCGCGCGCCTGGCGCCGGCGTTACTGCGGTGCTCGGGCCGACCAATACCGGCAAGACGCATCTCGCCATCGAGCGGATGCTCGCGCATTCGTCCGGCATGATCGGGCTGCCGCTGCGGCTGCTCGCGCGCGAGGTCTATAACAAGATCGCCGATCGCGCCGGCACGGAGAGCGTCGCGCTTGTCACGGGCGAGGAGAAGATCAAGCCCAAGAACCCGCGCTACTGGGTCTCGACCGTCGAGGCCATGCCCAGGGATCTCGACGTCTCCTTCCTCGCGGTCGACGAAGTGCAGATCGCCGCCGATCTCGAACGCGGCCACGTCTTCACCGACCGCATCCTCAACCGTCGCGGCCGCGACGAGACGCTGCTGCTCGGCGCAGCCACCATGCGCCCGATCATCGAGCGACTGTTGCCCGGCGCCTCCATGATCACGCGGCCGCGGCTGTCGACCCTTGAATTTGCCGGCGACCGCAAGATCACGCGCCAGCCGCGACGCACCGCGATCGTCGCCTTCTCCGCCGATGAAGTCTATGCCATCGCCGAGCTGATCCGCCGCCAGCATGGCGGCGCCGCCGTGGTGCTCGGCTCGCTGTCGCCGCGCACGCGCAACGCGCAAGTGGCGATGTACCAGAACGGCGATGTCGATTATCTCGTCGCCACCGACGCGATCGGCATGGGTCTCAATCTCGACGTCGATCACGTCGCCTTTGCCTCCGACCGCAAATTCGACGGCTATCAGTTCCGCCGTCTGACGCCGGCCGAATTCGCGCAGATCGCAGGCCGCGCCGGCCGCGCCACGCGCAACGGCACGTTCGGAACGACGGGCCGCTGCGCGCCGTTCGAGCCCGAGCTCGTCAACGCGCTCCAGAACCACACCTTCGATGCGGTGAAGGTGTTGCAGTGGCGCAATTCAAAGCTCGATTTCTCCTCGCTCGGCGCGCTCCAGGTCTCGCTGAACTTGGCCCCCGGGCATGAGGCGCTGACGCGCGCGCCGATCGCGGAGGACATGCGCGTGCTCGATCACGCCGCCCGCGACGGCGAGGTCCGCGACAAGGCGCACGGCAAGGCGGCGGTGGAACGGCTGTGGGAGGCCTGCCAGGTCCCTGACTACCGAAAACTGTCGCCGGCGGCCCATGCCGAGCTCGTCACCACGCTCTACGGCTTCCTGATGGACAAGGGCTGCATCCCCGATTCCTGGTTCGCCGCCCAGGTCGACCAGTCCGACCGCATCGACGGCGACATCGATACGCTGTCGGGCCGGATCGCGCAGATCCGCACCTGGACCTTCGTCGCCAACCGCCCGGACTGGCTGAAAGACCCCGAACGCTGGCAGGGGATCACGCGGGAGGTCGAAAATAAATTGTCAGATGCGCTCCATGAACGGCTTACAGAGCGTTTCGTTGATCGTCGTACCAGTGTATTGATGCGCCGCCTGCGGGAGAACACGAGCTTGAATACTGAAATCGGCAAGACCGGCGAAGTCATCGTCGAAGGCCACGTCATCGGCCGTCTTGATGGGTTCACCTTTGCACCGGATGCGGCGGAAGCCGGCTCGGATGCGAAAGCCTTGCAGGCTGCGGCGCAGGCGGTGCTCGCCGGCGAGATCAATGCGCGGGCCGAAAAGCTCTCCGCAGCGCCCGACGAGCAGTTCGTGCTGACCTCGGAAGGCATCATCCGCTGGACCGGCGATGCCGTGGCGCGCCTCGTCGCCGCAGAGGAGGCGCTGCATCCGCGCATCCGCATCATCTCCGACGAGCGCCTCACGGGCGGCCCGCGCGAAAAGGTGCAGGCGCGGCTCGAGCTCTGGCTCAAGACTCATATCGAGAAGCTGCTCGGGCCGCTGTTCGAGCTGTCGAAGGCCGAGGACGTCACCGGCATTGCCCGCGGCATCGCCTACCAGCTCGTCGAGGCGCTCGGCGTCCTGGAGCGGCCGAAGATCGCGAGCGAGCTGAAGGATCTCGACCAGCCCTCGCGCGCGACCTTGCGCAAATACGGTGTGCGCTTCGGCGCCTATCACCTCTATTTCCCGCAGCTGCTGAAGCCCGCCGGGCGTGCGCTGGCCGCGCTGCTCTGGGCGCTGAAGCACGACAATGTCGATCTGTCGGCATTGTCGGGTGCGCAGCATCTGGCGAGCTCGGGCCGCACCTCGTTCCCGGCCGACAAGCAGCTTCCGCGCGATGCCTATCGCGTGCTCGGCTACAAGCAATGCGGCGAGCGCGCCGTGCGCGTCGACATCCTGGAGCGTCTTGCCGATCTGATCCGGCCTGCGCTGGCCTGGCGCGAGACCTCGCCCGGCGAGAAGCCGCTCGGGGCGTTCGACGGCCGCGGCTTTGTGGTGACGCAGGCGATGACCTCGCTGACGGGCTCGGCCGGCGAAGATTTCGCCTCGGTGCTGCGCGCGCTCGGCTATCGCATGGAGAAGCGCGCGCCGCTGCCGCCAAAGCCGGTCGTGACAGAGACGGTCGCGACCGAAACGCCGCCTGCTGAAGGCGCGGCGGAGTCCTCAAGCGAGACGGCGGCGGAAGCCGTTGCCGGACTTCCCGCGGACGACGCGGCGCCTGCCACTGAGGCTCCTGTCGAGGCTTCACCCGAGCCGGTTACCGTCGAGGACGCGCCGGGCATGGAGCAGCATGAGGAAGAGCCTCACGCCGAGCCCGCGCTCGAGGCCACGCCCGAGGCCCCGGTGACGCCCGAGGACGCGCCGGCCGACGCTGCCGCCGCCGCGGAAGCTGCCGCATCGGCCGACGCTGCCGCGCCTCCGGAAGCAGTGGCGGAAGCCGCCCCGGCCGAGCCGCAGCTCGTCGAGGTCTGGCGTCCCGGCGGCCGTCACGAGGACCGCAAGCCGCGCCACGAGCGGCATCGCCCCCGCCATCACCACCAGCCGCGTCCGCAGGAAGGCCTGCAGGCAGCTCCCGCCGCGGAGGGCGAGGCCGCAGCCACTGATGCCGCAAAGCCCGGCGAGCGCCACCGTCACGGCGGCGGTCATCGCAAGGATTTCCGCAGAGGCCGCGAAGAGGGCCAAGGCGGCGAGCGCCGCGAGCCGCGTGACGACAAGGGCCGCCGTTTCGAGGGCAAGGACCGCGACAAGGATCGCGATCGCAACAAGGGCAAGTTCGGCGATCGCGATGGCGGCCGTGGCCGCGACCGCGACAAGGGCCGTGATCGCCGTGACCGAGAATCCGGTCCCGCACATCGCCCCTATGCCTCCAGCGCGAACCCTCGCGAGCGCGATCGCCCCATCGATCCGAACTCGCCCTTCGCAAAGCTCGCCGCGCTGAAAGAACAGCTCGCCGGCCGCAAGGAGTAG
- a CDS encoding DUF3108 domain-containing protein, whose protein sequence is MVALCATGVAWGSLPAAAQGRLEAQYEATLSGIPVGRGAWTIDIQDDVFSAAASGGTIGILKSFTGGSGTGASQGRVVNGALVATGYQASTTTSKKTEEIHIVLDKGNVKEFGIAPEPPVDPDRIVVTEAHRRGVWDPMTASLLRVPGTGEPVSPEACHTGAAVFDGRMRYDLKLDFKRMESVKAEKGYRGPVVVCALYFVPVAGYIPDRPVIKYLAAQRNIEIAFAPVAGTRVLVPFWVKVPTPLGPAMLEATSFITAPQPPKVAKTQ, encoded by the coding sequence ATGGTGGCCCTTTGCGCCACGGGCGTTGCCTGGGGAAGCCTGCCTGCGGCGGCCCAAGGGCGGCTCGAGGCGCAGTATGAGGCGACGCTGTCAGGCATTCCGGTCGGCCGCGGCGCCTGGACCATCGACATCCAGGACGACGTGTTCTCGGCCGCGGCCAGCGGCGGCACCATCGGCATCCTGAAATCCTTCACCGGCGGGTCCGGCACCGGCGCCTCGCAGGGCCGCGTCGTCAACGGCGCGCTGGTTGCGACCGGCTACCAGGCCTCCACCACCACCTCGAAGAAGACCGAGGAGATCCACATCGTCCTCGACAAGGGCAATGTGAAGGAGTTCGGCATCGCGCCGGAGCCGCCGGTCGATCCCGATCGCATCGTCGTCACCGAAGCGCATCGCCGCGGCGTCTGGGACCCGATGACGGCCTCGCTCTTGCGCGTGCCCGGCACCGGCGAACCGGTGTCGCCGGAGGCCTGCCACACCGGCGCCGCCGTGTTCGACGGCCGCATGCGCTACGACCTCAAGCTCGATTTCAAGCGCATGGAGAGCGTCAAGGCGGAGAAGGGCTATCGCGGCCCGGTCGTGGTCTGCGCGCTCTATTTCGTGCCGGTGGCGGGCTACATCCCGGATCGGCCGGTAATTAAATACCTCGCAGCCCAGCGCAACATCGAGATCGCCTTCGCTCCGGTCGCGGGAACCCGGGTCCTGGTGCCGTTCTGGGTGAAGGTCCCGACCCCGCTCGGCCCCGCCATGCTCGAAGCCACCAGCTTCATCACCGCCCCCCAGCCGCCCAAGGTCGCCAAGACGCAGTGA
- the rpmB gene encoding 50S ribosomal protein L28, whose product MSRRCELTAKGPLVGHKVSHSNIKTKRRFLPNLVNVTFISEALERNVRLRVSTNALKSVDHNGGLDAYLVKARADDLSPRALDLKRQIEKKVGGAEAEKKAS is encoded by the coding sequence ATGTCTCGCCGCTGCGAACTGACGGCCAAGGGCCCCCTCGTCGGCCACAAGGTCAGCCACTCCAACATCAAGACCAAGCGCCGCTTCCTGCCGAACCTCGTCAACGTGACGTTCATCAGCGAGGCCCTCGAGCGCAACGTGCGCCTGCGCGTCTCCACCAACGCGCTCAAGAGCGTCGACCACAATGGCGGCCTCGACGCCTATCTCGTCAAGGCCCGCGCCGACGATCTTTCTCCGCGTGCGCTGGACTTGAAGCGCCAGATCGAGAAGAAGGTCGGCGGCGCCGAGGCTGAGAAGAAGGCGAGCTGA
- a CDS encoding DEAD/DEAH box helicase, with amino-acid sequence MAFKSAPPPEAVPDSPEKLLLELPRRKIPGVLLHQGQTMQQYVARGLLASDVAMQLPTGSGKTLVGLLIGEWLRRKNNERIVFLCPTRQLVNQVVAQAENQYGLSVHGFTGSKYEFDAAAKADYLSARRIAVTTYSGLFNVSPFFESPDVIIADDAHATENYIASMWSLRI; translated from the coding sequence TTGGCCTTCAAGAGCGCACCGCCACCGGAAGCCGTACCAGACAGTCCTGAAAAACTGCTGTTAGAACTCCCGCGTCGAAAGATACCAGGGGTGCTGCTTCATCAAGGACAGACGATGCAGCAATACGTCGCTCGCGGCTTGCTTGCGAGCGATGTCGCGATGCAATTGCCGACGGGTAGCGGAAAGACGCTCGTAGGACTGCTCATTGGAGAATGGCTTCGACGAAAAAACAATGAGCGGATCGTCTTTCTCTGCCCGACAAGACAACTCGTGAACCAAGTAGTCGCGCAGGCCGAGAACCAATACGGCCTCAGTGTGCACGGCTTCACGGGTTCAAAGTACGAATTCGATGCTGCTGCAAAAGCCGACTATCTTTCGGCGCGCCGCATTGCGGTAACAACCTACAGCGGCCTCTTCAACGTCTCACCATTTTTCGAAAGCCCTGACGTCATCATCGCGGACGATGCCCACGCGACTGAGAATTACATCGCCTCGATGTGGAGCCTCCGCATCTGA
- a CDS encoding helicase C-terminal domain-containing protein: MSATLGEGGDLERLTGRENIVRLSIPEGWDRQGIGRRFFIFPEMSLDADDTMDLRKTLMQRVPRSVVLVPNDRAKGDTIADVQGNGLKPLEASQIEESKEIFTKATSCVAVFSNRYDGIDFPGDECRLLFLDGLPTNSQERFFVSRMGAYALLQSRIQTRVVQAVGRCTRSLQDFSAVVISGTELTDYFNSPTRTRFLHPELQAELDFGARQSSNTSFDDLVENFDIFLRNNAAWEAVNRQILAKRSIATQSMPSGLPQLQQVAIAEIEYQKRLWQQHYEGALESAGKVLAGLTDETLRGYRALWHYLAGAAADYGEAAGIAGMSARSRSHFAAARDAAAGIRWLSSLARFRPDTSTRAPEDEALALQIERLEAYLLTLGTSHDAKFAKKEKAILDGLASSNASSFETAQRELGNLLGFQSGKHESDASPDPWWLSGGYCIVFEDHSDAKPTSALGAEKARQATGHPNWMRANQALTKVTSETDILSVLVS, translated from the coding sequence ATGTCTGCCACGCTCGGAGAAGGCGGAGATCTAGAGCGCCTGACAGGTAGAGAGAACATCGTCCGCCTGTCCATACCGGAAGGATGGGACCGTCAAGGAATCGGGCGGCGTTTTTTTATTTTCCCGGAAATGTCACTCGATGCCGACGACACAATGGACTTGCGCAAGACACTAATGCAGCGTGTGCCGAGAAGTGTCGTTCTCGTCCCGAACGATCGAGCGAAAGGCGACACGATTGCCGACGTTCAGGGCAACGGATTGAAGCCGCTCGAGGCTAGCCAGATTGAAGAATCCAAGGAGATCTTCACCAAGGCAACCAGTTGCGTTGCAGTATTTTCGAACCGATACGACGGCATCGATTTCCCAGGTGATGAATGCCGCCTTCTATTTCTCGATGGTTTGCCAACGAACTCCCAGGAACGATTTTTTGTCTCCAGGATGGGTGCCTACGCATTACTACAGAGCCGCATACAAACACGCGTGGTACAGGCCGTTGGGCGATGCACGCGCTCATTGCAAGACTTCTCTGCTGTAGTGATCTCCGGAACCGAGTTAACCGATTATTTTAACAGTCCAACCCGCACCAGATTTCTCCATCCAGAGTTGCAAGCTGAGCTTGATTTCGGAGCTAGGCAATCATCGAATACGTCGTTTGATGATCTGGTCGAGAACTTCGATATCTTCTTGCGAAATAACGCAGCTTGGGAAGCTGTGAACCGTCAGATTCTAGCGAAGAGATCGATAGCCACACAATCGATGCCCAGCGGGCTGCCTCAACTGCAGCAAGTCGCGATCGCCGAAATCGAATATCAAAAGCGCCTGTGGCAGCAGCATTACGAGGGCGCACTGGAGTCTGCGGGTAAGGTCTTAGCCGGACTCACGGACGAGACATTGAGGGGGTACAGGGCTCTTTGGCACTACCTCGCCGGTGCCGCTGCAGACTACGGCGAAGCTGCCGGAATCGCGGGAATGTCAGCCCGTTCGCGTTCACATTTTGCAGCAGCCAGAGATGCAGCTGCTGGTATTCGCTGGCTGTCTAGTCTTGCGAGATTTAGACCGGATACGAGCACAAGGGCGCCAGAGGACGAAGCGCTTGCGCTCCAAATTGAGCGGTTAGAGGCTTATCTCTTGACGCTTGGCACTTCTCACGACGCTAAGTTTGCGAAGAAGGAGAAGGCTATTCTGGACGGGCTCGCCTCTTCGAATGCCAGTTCGTTCGAGACCGCCCAGCGTGAGTTGGGCAACCTCCTTGGTTTTCAATCTGGAAAGCACGAGTCTGACGCCTCGCCCGATCCTTGGTGGCTGTCGGGCGGGTACTGCATCGTATTCGAAGACCATTCCGACGCGAAGCCTACCTCCGCGTTGGGTGCGGAAAAGGCTAGACAGGCCACCGGTCATCCAAATTGGATGCGCGCCAATCAAGCACTCACAAAAGTAACTTCCGAAACCGACATTCTCTCGGTGCTCGTTAGTTAG
- a CDS encoding Panacea domain-containing protein — MAGKYKKLSFTVSVERSAQRFRELIVYISKRSEADPHFGAVKLNKILYYSDFRAFERFGVPLTGMSYFRLKAGPAPKALVPIRRELEAEGAIKIEHVDLGNGYEQHRTVALREPVLEHFTADELQVVDEVIKELWNQNATEVSDASHDVRWRVLCNKDTMPYEFAFLSNESVTKSEIERTRELAEQFGW; from the coding sequence GTGGCGGGTAAGTACAAGAAGCTGAGCTTCACGGTATCTGTTGAGAGATCGGCTCAACGGTTTAGGGAGCTTATTGTCTACATTTCTAAGCGGAGCGAAGCTGACCCCCATTTCGGGGCAGTGAAGCTCAACAAGATTTTGTATTATTCGGATTTCCGGGCCTTTGAGCGATTCGGCGTACCTCTGACCGGAATGAGCTATTTCAGGCTTAAGGCTGGCCCTGCCCCGAAGGCTCTAGTTCCCATACGGCGAGAGCTCGAGGCTGAGGGTGCCATTAAGATCGAGCATGTGGATCTGGGCAATGGGTACGAGCAGCATCGCACCGTAGCTCTTCGTGAGCCCGTTCTTGAACACTTTACGGCGGACGAGCTTCAGGTTGTTGATGAGGTCATAAAGGAGCTGTGGAATCAGAACGCCACTGAAGTTAGCGATGCGAGCCACGATGTTCGTTGGCGAGTCCTTTGTAACAAAGATACAATGCCGTATGAATTTGCGTTTCTCTCCAATGAAAGCGTGACTAAGTCAGAGATTGAACGTACCCGTGAACTCGCAGAGCAATTCGGATGGTAG
- the ftsZ gene encoding cell division protein FtsZ, whose product MTGITDIREMKARIVVFGVGGAGGNAVNNMITAGLEGVDFVVANTDAQALAMSKARRLIQLGTQVTKGLGAGSQPELGRAAAEEVIDTIREHLTGAHMVFVTAGMGGGTGTGAAPVIARTARELGILTIGVVTKPFYFEGQRRMRSAETGIEELLNTVDTLLIIPNQNLFRVASAKTTFADAFALADQVLYSGVACISDLIVKEGLINLDFADVLSVMREKGKAMMGRGEASGEKRVLAAAVAAISNPLIENPSIKRASGLIISITGGKDLMLYEVDEAATRIRDEADPDANIIVGASFDESLEGIVRVSVVATGIDNLDPAQETPAAESPLTQLAGRLRNDSRRIADRIERSAPLPQVESPPLRPAARAPLGQPARPNPEHARPAADRPLDPYGRSSARNATDDGILDIPAFLRRTAN is encoded by the coding sequence ATGACTGGCATCACCGACATTCGAGAGATGAAGGCGCGCATCGTCGTGTTCGGGGTCGGCGGCGCCGGCGGCAATGCCGTCAACAACATGATCACGGCCGGGCTGGAGGGGGTCGACTTCGTCGTCGCCAACACCGACGCGCAGGCGCTGGCGATGTCGAAGGCCAGGCGCCTCATCCAGCTGGGCACCCAGGTGACCAAAGGCCTTGGCGCCGGCTCGCAGCCCGAACTGGGACGCGCCGCGGCCGAAGAGGTCATCGATACGATCCGCGAACATCTGACCGGCGCACACATGGTGTTCGTGACGGCCGGCATGGGCGGCGGCACCGGCACCGGGGCTGCGCCCGTTATCGCCCGGACCGCGCGCGAGCTCGGCATTCTCACCATCGGCGTGGTCACAAAGCCATTCTATTTCGAGGGCCAGCGCCGCATGCGCTCCGCCGAAACCGGCATCGAGGAGTTGCTGAACACGGTCGACACCCTCTTGATCATCCCGAACCAGAACCTGTTCCGGGTGGCCAGCGCGAAGACCACCTTCGCCGATGCCTTCGCCCTTGCCGATCAGGTGCTTTATTCGGGCGTGGCCTGCATCAGCGACCTCATCGTCAAGGAAGGCCTCATCAATCTCGACTTTGCCGATGTTCTCTCCGTCATGCGGGAGAAGGGCAAGGCCATGATGGGACGGGGCGAGGCATCCGGCGAGAAGCGCGTGCTCGCCGCTGCTGTCGCCGCAATCTCCAATCCGTTGATCGAGAACCCCTCGATCAAGCGCGCCAGTGGCCTCATCATCTCCATCACCGGCGGCAAGGATCTCATGCTGTACGAAGTCGACGAAGCCGCGACCCGCATTCGCGACGAGGCTGACCCTGACGCCAACATCATCGTCGGCGCGTCCTTCGATGAAAGCCTTGAAGGCATCGTCCGCGTCTCGGTGGTGGCGACCGGCATCGACAATCTCGACCCGGCGCAAGAGACGCCGGCCGCGGAAAGCCCACTCACGCAGCTCGCCGGCAGGCTGCGCAACGACAGCCGCCGCATCGCCGATCGCATCGAGCGCAGTGCACCGCTGCCGCAAGTCGAGAGCCCGCCGCTCCGCCCCGCGGCCCGCGCCCCCCTAGGCCAACCGGCAAGGCCGAATCCGGAACATGCGCGCCCCGCGGCCGATCGGCCGCTCGATCCTTACGGCCGCTCCTCTGCGCGCAATGCGACCGACGACGGCATTCTCGACATCCCGGCCTTCCTGCGCCGCACCGCCAACTGA